One genomic window of Struthio camelus isolate bStrCam1 chromosome 1, bStrCam1.hap1, whole genome shotgun sequence includes the following:
- the RIPK4 gene encoding receptor-interacting serine/threonine-protein kinase 4 isoform X2: MACPIPMTLAWMACVAQLHTFLQNALKKKTGVLTPSMMCTGTGMGSTLPTSDFPIKSFSIVIWGVLTQKKPFAEENNILHIMVKVVKGHRPELPAVSKSRPHSCNNLIKLMQKCWQDDPGERPTFQEITSETEALCEKPEDETKEVLSQDVDAKSSPEQQSEGTAALSQPKQEPVPASVKDYSLSELLSQLDSGISQTMEGPEDLSRSSSESKLASSDNKRLSGVSSVDSAFSSRGSLSLSFERETSGNDIGTTDIQKRKLTEAILSGDTSKLMKILQPQDVDIVLDGNSSLLHLAVEAGQEECVKWLLLYNANPNLTNNKGSTPLHVAIEKKVKSIVELIMARKINVNAKDEDQWTALHFAAQNGDEFSTKMLLDKNASLNEVDFEGRAPIHVACQYGQENIVRILLRRGVNVDIKGKDDWVPLHYAAWQGHLPIVKLLAKQPGANVNVQTADGRTSLHLAAQRGHYRVARLLIDLESDINIQNALSQTALHIAAETGHTSTSRLLLKHGADIEAATAEGCTALHLASRSGHLATTKLLIDGRANVLARGPLNRTALHLAAENGHSEVVEELVSSGNINVSDNEGLTALHLAARGGHTKAVEVLLKHGALQRPTFQSPLQLTQQSSKSSVTVLLSET; this comes from the exons ATGGCTTGTCCCATTCCCATGACCTTAGCATGGATGGCTTGTGTGGCACAATTGCATACCTTCCTCCAGAacgcattaaagaaaaaaacaggtgtTTTGACACCAAGCATGATGTGTACAG GAACTGGCATGGGAAGCACTCTGCCCACCTCTGATTTCCCCATCAAGAG cttttccatTGTGATTTGGGGAGTTCTCACACAGAAAAAGCCTTTTGCAG aggaaaacaacattttacaTATTATGGTAAAAGTAGTTAAAGGCCACCGCCCAGAGCTACCTGCTGTTTCCAAATCCAGGCCTCATTCATGTAATAACTTGATCAAACTGATGCAAAAATGTTGGCAAGATGATCCTGGTGAACGGCCAACATTTCAAG AAATCACTTCAGAAACAGAGGCCCTTTGTGAAAAACCAGAAGATGAAACCAAAGAAGTGCTATCTCAGGACGTGGACGCCAAGAGTTCCCCAGAGCAGCAGTCTgag GGAACGGCTGCACTATCCCAGCCAAAGCAGGAGCCTGTTCCAGCATCAGTTAAGGATTACAGTCTTTCAGAATTGTTGTCCCAGCTGGATTCAGGGATTTCTCAAACTATGGAAGGCCCTGAGGATCTCAGCCGCAGTTCTTCTGAGTCCAAGCTTGCATCCAGTGACAACAAACGGCTTTCGGGAGTTTCATCTGTAGATTCAGCTTTTTCATCTAgaggctccctttccctctcctttgaaAGGGAGACTTCAGGGAATG ATATCGGAACTACAGACATACAGAAGAGGAAGCTAACAGAGGCCATTTTATCTGGAGACACTAGCAAGCTGATGAAGATCCTCCAGCCTCAAGATGTTGATATCGTTTTGGATGGAAACTCCAGTCTCTTGCACTTGGCTGTTGAAGCTGGTCAAGAAGAATGTGTCAAATGGCTCCTGCTGTACAATGCTAACCCTAACCTCACCAACAACAAAGGATCCACCCCTCTTCACGTAGCCAttgagaaaaaagtgaaaagcataGTGGAGCTGATTATGGCAAGGAAAATTAATGTCAATGCCAAAGATGAGGATCAGTGGACTGCTCTTCACTTTGCTGCCCAGAACGGGGATGAGTTCAGCACCAAAATGCTGCTTGATAAGAATGCCTCCTTAAATGAGGTAGATTTTGAAGGGAGAGCTCCCATCCACGTAGCCTGTCAGTACGGCCAAGAGAATATTGTGCGGATTCTGCTGAGAAGAGGCGTTAATGTGGATATCAAAGGAAAGGATGACTGGGTGCCACTGCACTATGCTGCCTGGCAAGGTCATCTTCCCATCGTAAAGCTTCTGGCCAAACAGCCAGGTGCAAACGTGAATGTGCAGACCGCGGATGGGAGGACCTCCCTGCATCTGGCTGCTCAGCGAGGACACTACCGAGTAGCTCGCCTACTCATAGACCTGGAGTCAGACATCAACATACAGAACGCTCTCTCGCAGACTGCTCTCCACATAGCTGCTGAAACTGGCCACACAAGCACATCGAGGCTGCTGCTTAAACACGGCGCAGACATTGAGGCAGCAACAGCGGAAGGATGTACTGCTCTGCACCTGGCATCTCGCAGTGGCCATTTAGCAACAACAAAGTTGCTGATAGATGGAAGGGCCAATGTTCTCGCCAGAGGCCCTTTAAACAGGACAGCGTTACATCTTGCTGCAGAAAACGGGCACTCTGAAGTAGTAGAGGAACTTGTCAGTTCAGGAAACATCAATGTTTCTGACAATGAAGGGTTAACAGCTCTTCATCTGGCTGCAAGAGGAGGGCACACAAAAGCAGTTGAGGTTCTTCTGAAGCACGGGGCGCTGCAAAGACCCACGTTTCAGTCCCCGCTACAGCTCACTCAGCAGAGCAGTAAAAGCTCAGTTACTGTGTTGTTAAGTGAGACTTAA